TCGCACCAGACGTCCTTCTCCGCGGCCTCTCCGACGGTGGCGCGCCGGGCGGCCGGATTCTCGAACACCAGCCGGGCCAATTCCCCGGACGGCAGTCCGAGGCGTTGTTCCCAGCGTCTTCGCGGCTCCGGATCCTCGGTCCGCAGCAACACGCCGCCGATGTCGAAAAAAACCGCGCGAATGGGCATCCGTCACCTGCAACGCCGATTTCCGCGGGCGGGCAACCCGCTCCGCAATCCCGCTATTATACTGCTCCACGCCGGCGCAATCCGTTTTCCTGTACAATGCCTTTCTCCGCGGAGGAGGATGCCTTGTATTTATCAAACGAAGACCTGATGAAAATCCTGCTTTCGATCTTGGCCGGCGGCGCGATCGGATTGGAGCGCGAATTCCACGACAAGGCGGCCGGATTCCGGACGCTGATCTTCATCTGCGCCGGAGCCTCGCTGTTCACCATTTTTTCCATCCGGATCGGCAACGGCGATCCGGGACGGATCGCCGCCGCGCTGGTGACAGGGGTCGGGTTTCTCGGGGCCGGCGCGATCATGAAGGAAGGGTCACGGGTGATCGGCCTGACCACCGCCGCCACGATCTGGTACATCGCCGCGTTGGGGATGGGATTCGGCGCCGGGGAATTCGGGCTTTCGCTGTTGATGACGGGCATCGGCCTCGTGGTGCTGTGGATTTTTCCCTCCCTGGAGCACCGCATCGGCAACATCCGCGAGGAGCGGGAGTACGAACTGGAATTCCCCCTGCGTTCGGAGAAGGCCGCGGCGTTGGATGCCTTGTTCCGCGAACACCGCCTGTTCATCGTCGGGAAAAAACAGCAAAAATCCGGGAAAAACCTGACGTGCACCTGGCGGACCATCGGCTCCCCGGCCGATCAGGACTCGGTCCTGCAGACTCTCTTAAAGGACAGGGGGATTAGGTCGATCCGGTATTGACCCGCCCGCGGCGGAGGGGAACCGACTCAGCTTTTTTTCCATGATCCAACCCGCCTGCCCGTCGCGGTAATACTTCAGCACCTTGGAGTGATTCGCGTATCCGAACCGCTGGTACATCCGGATCGCCGCCAGGTTGTCCGCCCGGACCGTCAGGCGGACGGTGTCCCCCGGCAGAAGCGATTCACACCGCGCGAGCAACGCGGACCCCACCCCCCGGCGGCGGAACTCCGGATCCACGCCGATGGTGGTGATCATCGATACCCCCTCGTCCCAGGCCGGTTCGGCGATCGCCATTCCGATCAGCCGCCCCTCAACCGCGGCCTTCAACCGCACGCCACCCGGCCAAACCAACGCGCTCATCACATCCAACAGCGGCCAGGCGTCCTTGCCGAAGCAGACGCGTTCCAGGCGCAAAACCTGCCGCAGATCGCGCAGCGACACGGGCGAGATACGCAATCCTTCGACGGCCCTGCCGGCCGCAGCCGGATTCGCCTCCACTTCGGCTCCTTTCTCCAAAAAAGTCTGAAAAAGGCTTAGGAAAAAACCTGCGCAAGCGGGCCCGCAAATCCGTGGGGATCCGCCTGACCCGGCCGGGTCAAGCGGGGGGGAAGCCATCTCCCTCAGGAAAAAAGGAAATGGCCACATCGCCCCACAAAACCTCCCGCCTTCGCGACGCGGGGGCCGGAGCGGGGCCCGCAACGAAGTCGTTGGGCTTTTTCAGCGGCCTGAGAAACCGAGAACGGCGGAAGACGCCTTCCGCCGTTCCCGGACGTTTCCGGCGGCGCGCGAACGCCCGCCGGGCAGACGGGTCACTTCTTTCCGATCACGTTTTCGATCATGGACGTGAATTCCAGCGGGAAGATGTACTTGGTCGACGCGCCGGCGCCCAGCGCCTTGAGCGTGTCGAAGTACTGCAGGGTCATCGTCTTTTGGTCGATGCCCTGGGCGGCCTGGAAGATGGTTTGCAAGGCCTGGGCAAAGCCCTCCGCCCGCAGGATGTTCGCCTGGCGGTCGCCCTCCGCGGTGAGGATGGCCGACCGCTTCTGACCTTCGGCGACGTTGATCGCGGCGTCGCGGTTGCCTTCCGACTCAGTCACCGTGGCGCGGCGGACGCGCTCGGCGGCCATTTGGCGGTTCATCGCGTCCTGGACTTCGCGCGGGGCGATGATCTCGCGGATTTCGACGTTGGTCACCTTGACGCCCCAGCGCTCGGTAACCTCATCGAGCCGGGTGCGCAGCACCTGGTTGATGTGCTCGCGCTGGGAAAGAACGTCGTCGAGCGGAATGCCGCCGATGACCGAACGCAGGGTGGTGGTGGCCATGCCCTGGGCGGCCTGCTCGAACGAACCGACCTGGATCACGCTCGAGGTGGCGTCGAGGACCTTGAAGTACCAGAGAAAATCGATGTTGATCGGGGCGTTGTCCTTGGTGATGCAGACTTGGTGCCCGATCTCGCGGACTTGCTCGCGCAAATCCACCTTGCGCGGCTCATCGACGAACGGGATCAAGAGGATCAGCCCCGGCCCCTTGGCCCCGATGCAGCGGCCCAGGCGGAAGACCACCAGGCGCTCGTATTCGCGGACCACGCGGAAGACGTTGCCGATCAGGACGAGCAGCACGACCACCGCCACCGATCCGATGCACAAACCGGCGATAATAACGGATGATACTTCCATAGCAGCCTCCTATTGTGGGATGACGGTCAAGCAAACAGCACGTACCGGCTGAGAAATTCCTGCACCTCAGTATAATACGAGACGATGGTTTCGGCTTTTCTCCAGCCGTGGCCTTCTCCGGGAAAGCGGCGGTACAGGTGCGGAACTCCGCTGCGCATAAGCGCCCGGACGATCTCCTCGGATTGACCCGGCGGGACGGCGGTATCCTCCTCTCCCTGAAACACGGCCAGCGGATCGCGGATTCGATCCGCATGGAACACCGGCGACCAGTCGTGATACTTCTCCCGGGCTTCCGGGAGCGCGCCGACCAGCGTATCCAAATAGCGCATTTCGAACTTGTCGGCCTCGTTCTGAATGGTGAACAGATTGGCCACGCCGTACAGGCAGATGCCCGCGCAGAAGACGCCCGGATGGCGGATCAGGCAGTTTAGGACCGTATACCCTCCCGCGCTTCCGCCCTTGACCACCAAACGCCGCGGATCCGCCAAGCCGCGCTCGACGAGCGCCCGCGCGCCGGCGACCGTATCGATCACATCCGCCTCGCCCCAACGCCCGCGCAGCGCGTTGCGGTAGGAACGGCCGAAGCCCGTGCTGCCGCGGTAATTCACCGCCAGGCAGGCGTATCCGCGGCTGGTGAAGAACGCCGTATCGGCGGAGTAGGCCGCCGGAACCTGGGAGGTGGGGCCGCCGTGAACCAAGAGGATCGCCGGCGGCGGATCCTTCGCCGAGTAGCGCGGATTGTGCGCGGGGAAGAACAGGCCGTGCACCTCCGCGCCTTCCTCGGACCGCCAGGTGAACGGCTCGGGAACCGAATACTCCTCTGCCCCGAGCCGTTCAGGGCAGGCCTGCGCCTGGACAAGGATCCGCTTGTCGTGCTGGACGACGATCCGCTTGGGAATCACGCACGACGAGGCTACGTACGCCAACTCGTTCGCGGAGGACGAGACGGCGATCTGCGCCTGATCCGTGTAGGGAGACAAGGGCAGCGGGGTTGACCTTCCGGATTCCACGTCCACCGCATGGAGCGATCCGACGCCCTGCTCGCGTCGGATGAAGAAGATTTTCCGGCCGTCCCCCGACCAGCCGAAGGTCCGCAGACCCTGGGTCCACGCCGGTTCCGAGAGGACCGCATCCGCAACCAAGGTGCGCTTTTTCCCGCTCTCCAATTCCATCACGATGAGGGAATCCCACTCCCCCCGCTCTTCGATGTAGGCCAGATGCGCTCCGTCGGGGGAAAACGCGGGCTGGAACACCGGAACGTCAGCCGCCCCGGCGACCACCGTCACCTCCCCCAGGCGGGGCGGATCGAAGTCGATCCGCGCGCTGCGCAGTACTGTCCCGTCCCAAGGCATGTTGGGAAAGTTCCAATCCACCCAGGCGATCCGATCGCCGCGCGGGTGCCAGGCCGGCTGCATGTAGAAATCGGCGCCGCGGACCAACCGGCGGGGCCAATCGCGGCCTTCGGAATCCGCCAGGACAAGGGAATCCTCGTTCTCGTAAGAATGGACGTACAGCACCCACCTGCCGTCGGGCGATAGAGTTGGTCCAGCGGCGGCTCCGAATCCGGGGGTGATCGGCCGCGGGGCGCCGCCCGAGTATTCCACCCGGTGAAGCCTGCCGTCTTTTTCCGCAAAGACCGCGAACGAATTCCCGGGCGCGAAGGCCCCCCCGCCGTAGCCCACGCCGCCGCGGACATTGTGATCCTCGGTCAGGTCTTTGGGGATTTCCGCACCCTTGCGGTAAACCAGCACCCCCTTCCCGGACCTCCCCTCCAACCAAAGCAAGGCGCCGCCGTCGGGAGTCCATTGCACGTCCTCCAGGCGGATTTGCCGGCTCACGGAATTGGGCGTGACCGGGCTGACCCAGGTGCCGTAGGGGGCCAAGCGTTTCTCAGGCACTTTAAGATTCCTTTTCCACCGTCAGGATCAAGCCTTCGCGGGAGACGATCCGGACACGCGATCCGGCCGGGATGCGCTCCGCGGAACGGGCCGACCAGAGTTCGCTCGCCACTTGCACCGTTCCCTCCAGCAGAATATCGGTCTGGGCTTCCCCGGTCTGCCCGACGACAGCCGATGGATCCATCTGGTCGGGCTTCCGGCCGGCCTGGATGACTTTGCGAACCACGAGCCAGAAGAAGGCGCCCGTGCCCAGACTGGAGACGACCGCCAGCGGCCAGGATACGACCACGAATTCGCCCCGGCCGCCGCGGAACAGGAAGATCGATCCGATGCAGAACAGGACCACCGATATCAGCAGGAAAATTCCCTTCCGCGGGCGGGCGATTTCAATCAGGAAAGTAATCAAGGCGGCCGCCAGGATCGCGAGCGCCCACAAGTTGATGTTCAACCAGACGGCAAAAACCGCGGTGACGACCACGCCGACGCAGGCGGCAAATTCCAGCAAACCGGTGCCGGGCGAGGAAATGGCCAGAACCGTCAACCAGATCGATGCGATTAGGAAAAAATAGGCGATATCCTGGATTTGCAGCATAGCTCCTCCTTCAAAAAGACGCTTCCGACGTGATAATAATACCCCAAATGGATATACGCGTTCGGGGCGCAAACGGCGGAGGAAAG
This portion of the Anaerolineales bacterium genome encodes:
- a CDS encoding MgtC/SapB family protein, whose translation is MYLSNEDLMKILLSILAGGAIGLEREFHDKAAGFRTLIFICAGASLFTIFSIRIGNGDPGRIAAALVTGVGFLGAGAIMKEGSRVIGLTTAATIWYIAALGMGFGAGEFGLSLLMTGIGLVVLWIFPSLEHRIGNIREEREYELEFPLRSEKAAALDALFREHRLFIVGKKQQKSGKNLTCTWRTIGSPADQDSVLQTLLKDRGIRSIRY
- a CDS encoding GNAT family N-acetyltransferase yields the protein MEANPAAAGRAVEGLRISPVSLRDLRQVLRLERVCFGKDAWPLLDVMSALVWPGGVRLKAAVEGRLIGMAIAEPAWDEGVSMITTIGVDPEFRRRGVGSALLARCESLLPGDTVRLTVRADNLAAIRMYQRFGYANHSKVLKYYRDGQAGWIMEKKLSRFPSAAGGSIPDRPNPPVL
- a CDS encoding SPFH/Band 7/PHB domain protein: MEVSSVIIAGLCIGSVAVVVLLVLIGNVFRVVREYERLVVFRLGRCIGAKGPGLILLIPFVDEPRKVDLREQVREIGHQVCITKDNAPINIDFLWYFKVLDATSSVIQVGSFEQAAQGMATTTLRSVIGGIPLDDVLSQREHINQVLRTRLDEVTERWGVKVTNVEIREIIAPREVQDAMNRQMAAERVRRATVTESEGNRDAAINVAEGQKRSAILTAEGDRQANILRAEGFAQALQTIFQAAQGIDQKTMTLQYFDTLKALGAGASTKYIFPLEFTSMIENVIGKK
- a CDS encoding S9 family peptidase, with product MPEKRLAPYGTWVSPVTPNSVSRQIRLEDVQWTPDGGALLWLEGRSGKGVLVYRKGAEIPKDLTEDHNVRGGVGYGGGAFAPGNSFAVFAEKDGRLHRVEYSGGAPRPITPGFGAAAGPTLSPDGRWVLYVHSYENEDSLVLADSEGRDWPRRLVRGADFYMQPAWHPRGDRIAWVDWNFPNMPWDGTVLRSARIDFDPPRLGEVTVVAGAADVPVFQPAFSPDGAHLAYIEERGEWDSLIVMELESGKKRTLVADAVLSEPAWTQGLRTFGWSGDGRKIFFIRREQGVGSLHAVDVESGRSTPLPLSPYTDQAQIAVSSSANELAYVASSCVIPKRIVVQHDKRILVQAQACPERLGAEEYSVPEPFTWRSEEGAEVHGLFFPAHNPRYSAKDPPPAILLVHGGPTSQVPAAYSADTAFFTSRGYACLAVNYRGSTGFGRSYRNALRGRWGEADVIDTVAGARALVERGLADPRRLVVKGGSAGGYTVLNCLIRHPGVFCAGICLYGVANLFTIQNEADKFEMRYLDTLVGALPEAREKYHDWSPVFHADRIRDPLAVFQGEEDTAVPPGQSEEIVRALMRSGVPHLYRRFPGEGHGWRKAETIVSYYTEVQEFLSRYVLFA